From the Trifolium pratense cultivar HEN17-A07 linkage group LG4, ARS_RC_1.1, whole genome shotgun sequence genome, the window TAATCATTACAaccttttaaatattttgaaaattctccAACATTTGTTTACATGGTTATTGAAGCATTCAAATAAGACTCTATCTCTTAGATATCTATAGATATAGTTTTTCGAAAGATTGATTTTACTATACATAAAGGTTTAACGGTGCAGCTTACTGTCTTTCTACTATTGCGCTCCAGTTCATGGTATTGTTTGAATAGGTGTGCAGAGGAGGTGGCGTGCGAGTTATTTTGGGTCTGCATATAGTCTTCCTTCTCATACTGGAATTGTCGACGCACATACACATAGCACACATAGCACAAAAAGCACTTATTAAGGTATGAAAATTGAAGCTAAAGCTATGAAAAAGCATTAGTTTACAATATTACAGTTTGACGTTTGAGCTTTGAACTAAATTCTTACAAATACTAGAGCAATGAAATGATACTAACAAAATAGAAAGGAAGATAATgattgaaatattatttttgtaagaaGAATGATCATTTCAATAGAAGGATCTAGTGCAATAGAAAGGAACATAGAAGAATAACAGATTTCATAGAGAGATTGGAGATGACTAAATCACCAATTGCATGTTCAATGTCATGCCTTGATATTCTATTTCTTGGGCCAAAGTTGAGTCGGTTATTATTGGGCCTATCCACTTTAGTTGATTCATTACAAGCAATATAATCACGACTCAAAACTATCCTATGCCAAAACTTTAAGATATTAAGTGTTCAAtgtccatttttttaaaacaatataaaatttaattcacCTCACACATATCAGAACACAATATGAATGCCAAACAATGTACCCAATACAATCACGACTCAAAACTATCATACATGGATGCCAAAAGTGTTTTAAACGTTAGAATGTTTGCAGAACTATCATTCAACCCCGGCATTCAATCTAAAATACTTGAAACTTGATCAAATTGGTAGGAATTAGTGAAAGTAATAGCgagaaaaacatatttaattctttaaagatattttagttGACATGTATTCttaaattttatcaattaaTCACTTTATTCTACTATTGGTTACTTTTAATATCTAATAgaaattattttatgaaaatttgatactttgaaaatattcatcgagataaattcaataatattttatatattaatatttatttttatttattagtaggaaaaatatgatcaaatcGCATAACATGTTTCACAGGAAAACATGATTTTTAACATAATTTCTTCGGGGAAGATTGGTGAATAGGGCTAATTTCCTTGAGcaacaattttaaatttcacaaagtatataaaataacataactATACCCCTATACTATTTATTCACCATAGTCTTACTTTATTCCGTAAACACTGATTAATGTGCttaaaatacacggttgagagattgttaaaagtaatattttcattagatttgacgCAAATTAGGATTTAAGGTtcgtaaattttatttttaggtgagaaaatttgaacaaacatgGCCAAAATCGTCTGATGTGGTTACGAGGCGGCCGTATACGTGAATTAAAATCACACTGCAACTGTGATGCGATGCAGTTGCGGAAACTACCGCGTCAGCAATACTGCGGCCGCAATTGCGAATAcagactgcaatttaaaacttttgttttcaccaccagtttaatctggttcagggtcagttctgacatcaggtggtttcagcccctttccgattgcagttgcggaggatcgaacCACGGTCCTCTCcaccaaattcagcgtcaatcacaaTGAACCAACTAACAGTTGTCAATTTAAAACCTTTACCATTGGTTAACTAAAAGGATTTGTAGCTATAACTTGCTAACTATAAATTAGTACTATGAATTTACATACTGTCTTGTTGGATACTGTTAGAGCCATCAAACACAAATTAATTATAGTAGTATGTCACAAATTAAACATTGATAACAACTTAACTAGTTTCATTAGAATTAAAACTAGTTAAAATTAATTAGGAATTACAAAGGAATTGAAGAACCCAGCTAACTATAAAACATTGATATAGCAAGTTTCATTAGAACCAAACTTCCATATGATGGTATGATGGTAAATAGATACCCACCAATACATATACAGACTAAGCGGCTAAGCCATCACATAATCTACTATTATTAACGAACAAGGTTTTTAAAGAaacatatatgaaaaaataaaaattcaaataaataatatgtgaaaaaaaaaaaaaaaaaactcactttCAATGAGTTGAAACGAAACTTTCAAAATAATCTTTGGTTGTCGACCATATTTCACCGTTAGTAATTTCAATTTTCTCTACTCTATTGTCTCTGCAATTATAGATAAATGCCTCATTGCATTCATCATGGGCCAATATCAATGTATCACCATTTTTTGAAAGATACAATGGCAACAAATTCGACCATCCAAAGCAATTTTCATaactaattttaaataattgaatcCAAGAGTCTTGAACTCCAAAATTCTTCATTTGCCATATAATAAAATGGGTTTTCTCAAAATCATGACAAAAACAAAGACAGCCCATCAAAACCACAACCTTTGGCCGATAACACGACACCTTATCAAATCTCCGAGGTAGCAACAATTGAGTGTATGTCTCGGTGGAGAGATCAAGTGAAAGAATCACACATTGGTCAACAGTAATATTAGTAATATTACTATTGACGACGTAATCGCGAAGGGCAATCCAGTTAATAGTACCATTCAAATGTACACCATTATTCGTATCATGATGAGACCAATAAAGTGGAAGCACAGGAAAACATTGAATATCTCTCCAAGAATTATCTCCTAAGCTGAAAACTTTGACCACACATCTTGGATGCTTCCCCACCTCCACAAAAAACGCTACCACCTTATAAGTTCGAGTCAAATTATCATAACCAAAAGAGAAGTTAAAAAGACAACTATCGGGGAAGCTATCGAAAAATATTGTAAAGTTTTTAGATTTTGTTCTCATAGCTGGATTCCAAAAACAAAGCCAATGATCACGAGGTGTTGATGAACCAATCAAGCATAGTAAACCATTGCATGAACCAACAACACACGTCCATATATCTAACAACTTGTTCAATCGAAAGTAACACTGTGTTTGTTTAGGTAGATttacaaaagagagaaataagaaagagagagatagcAAAGAAATCAGCTATTTCTATGGTTTGGATGAGgagagaaataaggaaagagagaaatataatggttaaaaattgccaaaaataaatctctCCATATTAGGAGAGATTTGTGTGACAAGAAgtgaaataaacaattttacaacaataccctcattcaactaatttattttcttgtagaaaagggtaaatttgttattttctcatttttattaatttctctcttctcacttttctattcatccaaaccatataaaatttctatccaatttctcttctatctctcttctctcttatttctctcttcactatttctctcttccttATCTCTTTGACATCCAAACATAGTGTAAGAGTCTTTGTTGTGAAAATTATTAAATTGGTTTTGGAGTAAATCAGGAATGGAGATAGTtgtcaaacataaataattcCAACTATCCTCCACATGATTTAGTGCAAATTGTGAATTTCGCATTGATTTATTAAGATGCATTTGAACGAAGTGAGGATCAAAGATTACAGTATTGAAAAACGTGTTAACACACCTCAATTGCATAACATGTTTCACCGGAAGACATGATATGATTTCTAACATAATTTCTTCGGGGAAGATTGGTGAATAGGGCTGATGCAGCAACCGCGTCGCTTCACCCATTGAGCAACACTTTGAATTTAAACCCTAGTTTTTCGACACAAATTTGGAACCCTATTTAGTGCGCAGTACTCTTCTCAACTTTATTTTTGATTAATAAAGagaatctatatctatatctatatatatactatatatctatacctatactatatataaaaagaatacatgagttttggtgtgcattttttataatatcaacAATACTCTTgattaaaaatcttttattaacaaattcatcataacataagacacgtcatttttttttagcgacaaaaatattttattaacaaactgaccataacataaggcatatCTTTGTTTTTTGCCCATAAGTTACGCGTCTGTCTGACCCGCTAGTATTTATatagttttctttttatatactcatttttttttatatatataatccaATCTAATCTAATTTTattggtttttattttaacaattttttgtttataattcaattttttttaatcttagaTGAAATGATAAATCCACTGAAAATAAACtcacataattgtgagatcGCGGGTTCAAAGTCGGGTCACAACGTGCAGTCTAACAATTTCAGCATTTTTTACCAGATGAGCTAGGACTTATGGGACAGTTTACAATCCAATCTAATCAAACTTTATTGGtttctttttaacaaaaataaattattggatGTTACTCGACGGGTTCTTTTGAAGGTTTTCATTTTGCGTGGCATTTATTACGTGACAAGTTGCCCACGAGAGTGAATCTGATTATTCGACGGGTTTTTGGATGTGGTGAGGCCGAGTCGGCCCGTCACTACCTTGCGTGATCACTTTGTTCAATTTACATCTTCACAGATGGTTCTCGAGCGCGCCGATCATTTTTacagctcatttggcttgcaTGCGTCTGGGTTGTATGGACGGAGATAAATCATCAATTGTTCACAGCCTCAGCAGACACGCCCGATATTTTGTTGAACAAGATCAAGCTGTTctcatttaggtggttgaagtcagCGAGTATTATGTTAgcttcaaactaccatagttgaTGGTCTAGTCATTTGCTTTGCTTGGACCTTGTATGATTTGTATATGATTTTGATTGTCTGActttttgtaaacttttgtagtctacctcggtacgtcttgtacTAGGGGGCTaattatgttaatatatcttattttggcttgttaaaaaaaattatttgtttaatttgagCTGAAAGGAAactttgattaaaataaaatagtacacCTTGTGTgcccaaaaacaaaaaaaaatatatagatttctctctataaaaaaaaatttaataataataataataataataataaggtaaATTCTAacatggaccacttcatcaagtggtccatggtggaccagtcatgaataacattataacgaatacgaattttacaaagtccaccgttggattgaaaatttatatcatatagatcatccataaaaaaatttagaaaaattgaaaatcatttgatatgttattgagacacgtcaaaattaatgttttattaaataatgtaaatcttgatgggtctcaataacatatcaaatgattttcaaaatattttaaaaatttataaataatttatacgatataaactttcgatCCAACAGTAAATTTCCTAAAACTCATCGGTTGTCCATGCATTAGCCAcgataataataatagaagGTTTGTGTTATACCGTGAAAGAGAAGTAGAGGGTATTGTCGTCTTCTCGGTTTGGTTTTgggtataaaataaaataaaataaaaaattagaagaaGTAGGGTATCGTCGTCTTCTCCGTTTGGTTTTTGGTTCtgcaatttcaaattcaataactATACGGTACCATATTTTCTTCCTTCTTTCAATCATTAATCACTTCTAATTTCAATAATGCTTCATTTAATATCTCTTCATTTTAATTAACCATGTTTTTgtgtttctaatttttttttaatttatctaattattattattattattggctGAGAGTAAAGTGAAAAACATTATATGTATGAGTATCACTCaactttttgtttcaatttttatggAATTGAAtacaattttcttttcttttgttttagaaTATGAATCTAAGAATCCCACATTGAACAGTGATATCATATGAACTGTATTGTGTCTATAACTGGGGTATGTATGAATCGTCGTCCTGATACATACTATGATAATTGATGAAGCACAAATATGGACACGGCGTCGGCACTAACATATGGACACCGACATTGACACATTGGCACCGataaataatcatttttaaaaaatagaataattgaATTAAACCATGTGTGTCGGTGTATGTGTCGTGTAAGTGTCTGACATTGACCCACGTGTCGGATATTGGACGTGCCTTCAACCTGAAGTGTCGCTGCTACATAGGTTAGATAGCTTACGGGATCGAGTTAGGCTAAAATCttaattctaatatggtatcggAGTTTATCTAGTATTGTCAAAGAGCAGATATAGTGTCTCTAAAATGTTAGTATAGCATAGCAGAATTTCAACAAACCGCTGTTGTTCCGCAATATGCGATCGGATTTAGTATAAAGTGTCATAAAAAAAGTAGCTATTGTTCCACTTTAGCACTATAGTGTAACAAGATTTGAACAAACTGTTATTTTTTGCATTCTGCAATTGACAACATCGAGTTTATATCCTTGATCCGATGGGTCACCCACAAATGTCTGTTCATGCAAACTTCGCACTCTCATCCCGCGCATGAAATGATGTCTTTAGAGTCGGATATTGAATATTGTTATAACGAAGATTGTGGTTATAAGTGGGGGAAACTCACTTTATGTGCTAGCTTTCGGGGGTTGAGTTGGGACTAGCATTCAAATTATAAGACCTACACGACATAGTTGTTGTATGCATGTTTGCATTGTTCTGTTTCTGTGTGTGAATGGAACTAAGCttacatatattttatcatttattcaATGGATCATTTAATGTAACATGATAATGATAACCAATATGATTAAAGATTGAATAAGGCCACAAAAACGAATGACTCCTCAGATGATTTTTCCTGATCATTTGCTTCTTTATGACAGTGATTTTTGAAAATCTGCTTCAATATTTCACTGCAACTGCAATCTAGGACTTGAGCAACTGTGATGGGTATAATCAGGAGGTTCTTCGCTTTTAT encodes:
- the LOC123923075 gene encoding F-box/kelch-repeat protein At3g23880-like, with amino-acid sequence MSSGETCYAIECYFRLNKLLDIWTCVVGSCNGLLCLIGSSTPRDHWLCFWNPAMRTKSKNFTIFFDSFPDSCLFNFSFGYDNLTRTYKVVAFFVEVGKHPRCVVKVFSLGDNSWRDIQCFPVLPLYWSHHDTNNGVHLNGTINWIALRDYVVNSNITNITVDQCVILSLDLSTETYTQLLLPRRFDKVSCYRPKVVVLMGCLCFCHDFEKTHFIIWQMKNFGVQDSWIQLFKISYENCFGWSNLLPLYLSKNGDTLILAHDECNEAFIYNCRDNRVEKIEITNGEIWSTTKDYFESFVSTH